The following are encoded in a window of Alosa sapidissima isolate fAloSap1 chromosome 10, fAloSap1.pri, whole genome shotgun sequence genomic DNA:
- the LOC121720244 gene encoding trypsinogen-like protein 3 yields the protein MRLLFLAAALGCVGVSVGTDCSPFARPWLVSLSSGQTGILLNEWWVLTKASYYGGSQKLVARLGVDDLTGQSATEQRVSVAMWINHEPYRRRRKRSPVNDLALVRLAEPARFTPQVQPIALPTRCPQTGEQCVVSGWGSSGGTGSRKQQCLVQQVLSDSVCRQLNPMYWTSNVFCTKPHHNAQGNCLRDSSSILVCGGMLQGVKGFVFISEGCSSGKPDTFSSICRYRSWINTVMSTMSPTVGPHTTTPPTTPKMTTWMWPHDFVS from the exons ATGAGGCTCCTGTTTCTGGCAGCTGCTTTGGGCTGTGTGG GGGTGAGTGTGGGCACGGACTGCAGTCCCTTCGCCAGACCGTGGCTGGTCTCCCTCTCTTCTGGGCAGACTGGGATCCTCCTCAATGAGTGGTGGGTGCTGACCAAAGCCTCCTACTATGGCGG GTCCCAGAAACTGGTCGCTCGACTCGGGGTAGATGACCTGACTGGACAGTCAGCCACAGAGCAGAGGGTCTCTGTGGCCATGTGGATTAACCACGAGCCCTACCGCCGCCGTCGCAAGAGGAGTCCCGTAAATGACCTGGCGCTGGTGAGGTTGGCAGAGCCGGCACGCTTCACCCCCCAGGTCCAGCCGATAGCCCTGCCCACTCGATGCCCACAGACTGGGGAGCAGTGTGTGGTGTCCGGCTGGGGATCCAGTGGAG GAACCGGGAGCAGAAAGCAACAGTGTCTGGTTCAGCAAGTTCTCAGTGATTCTGTCTGTAGGCAGCTGAACCCGATGTACTGGACGAGTAATGTGTTTTGTACTAAGCCCCACCACAACGCACAAGGCAACTGtttg agAGACAGCAGTAGTATTTTGGTGTGTGGAGGCATGCTGCAGGGTGTGAAAGGCTTTGTATTCATATCTGAGGGATGCTCCTCAGGGAAGCCCGACACCTTTTCCAGCATCTGCCGGTACAGGAGCTGGATCAACACAGTCATGAGCACCATGTCTCCAACTGTGGGGCCACACACCACAACTCCACCCACGACTCCAAAGATGACCACATGGATGTGGCCTCATGATTTTGTATCTTAA